In Oncorhynchus nerka isolate Pitt River linkage group LG26, Oner_Uvic_2.0, whole genome shotgun sequence, one DNA window encodes the following:
- the LOC115104363 gene encoding mitochondrial import inner membrane translocase subunit Tim29-like: MAASWVLRRWCSTSVAEAGAAPVNGTRWERLKNSKLGVWFSGMSRDYKEACREIVVGAWERPIKASIYLSLLGGAGTCIYTNPDDASFETTVLDTANQLGLLTPWIRSGTSDGHVQKLAKLRNEGRLRHLSLGVVSLTYFADYNPDASLYEAQCSNLSIPWRELHTRVLDVGFAGRWWILDHKMKDYDVNDEEFKHLPPAMAATVPPGVQGVENNERLHKESWMPLKTEENEEKEKASAAVGEEGGIVEQIKMDSLHLVETIKIKTGIVAQPQEIADQEPQELPDPEPQELTLTETETQE; this comes from the exons ATGGCTGCCTCGTGGGTGCTCAGGAGATGGTGCTCCACGTCTGTAGCAGAAGCAGGAGCAGCACCCGTCAATGGCACCcgatgggagaggttgaaaaataGCAAATTGG GTGTGTGGTTTAGCGGCATGTCCAGAGACTACAAGGAGGCGTGTCGTGAGATTGTGGTGGGCGCGTGGGAGAGGCCAATCAAAGCTTCCATCTACCTGAGCCTTTTGGGTGGAGCCGGCACCTGCATCTACACAAACCCCGACGACGCCTCCTTCGAGACCACCGTCCTGGATACAGCCAATCAGCTCGGGCTCCTGACGCCGTGGATACGCAGTGGAACATCGGATGGGCATGTGCAGAAGCTGGCGAAGCTTCGTAACGAGGGAAGGTTACGTCACCTCAGCCTGGGAGTGGTCTCACTCACCTACTTCGCCGATTACAACCCGGACGCCAGTCTTTACGAGGCCCAGTGCTCCAACCTCTCTATCCCCTGGAGGGAGCTCCACACGCGGGTACTGGACGTTGGCTTCGCGGGTCGCTGGTGGATCCTGGACCATAAGATGAAGGACTATGATGTGAACGATGAAGAGTTCAAGCACCTGCCGCCTGCTATGGCCGCCACAGTGCCCCCTGGTGTCCAGGGGGTGGAGAATAACGAGAGGCTGCACAAAGAGTCATGGATGCCTCTGAAGacggaggagaatgaggagaaggAAAAGGCATCGGCAGCcgtaggggaggagggaggcatTGTAGAACAGATAAAGATGGACAGTTTACATCTTGTAGAAACAATAAAAATAAAGACAGGCATTGTAGCTCAACCACAGGAGATAGCTGACCAAGAACCACAGGAGCTACCTGACCCAGAACCACAGGAGCTGACGCTGACAGAGACGGAGACACAGGAGTAG
- the LOC115104362 gene encoding protein YIPF1-like gives MASPDDLKFQEFEEATDLLLADPGASTLSMSGSSSTAPAGVTGDIKLDMSDDEGQEESSELLRGEKQTSGFWTFEYYQSFFNVDTMQVLDRVKGSVMPLPGRNFIKHTLQSSPDLYGPFWICVTLVFSLAISGNLSTFLNSLGSPQYHYRPQFHRVTIAAVVIFLYAWLVPLGVWGFLTWRQREERQQSGYSFLETVCIYGYSLFIYIPTSVLWILPFEWLRWLLILVAMVISGSVLVLTFWPVVRDDTKVMAFATVATIVVLHALLSIGCKMYFFQTATRTPVPTLAPNHTVAILTNKTH, from the exons ATGGCGAGTCCAGATGATCTGAAGTTCCAAG AGTTTGAGGAGGCCACTGACCTGCTGTTAGCAGACCCTGGGGCCTCCACCCTCAGTATGTCTGGCTCCAGCAGTACGGCCCCGGCCGGTGTCACTGGGGACATCAAACTGGACATGTCCGATGatgagggacaggaggagagttCAGAG ctccTAAGAGGGGAGAAACAAACTAGCGGTTTCTGGACCTTTGAGTACTACCAGTCATTCTTCAATGTGGATACAATGCAG GTGCTGGACAGGGTCAAGGGGTCGGTGATGCCTTTACCAGGGCGGAACTTCATCAAACATACCCTCCAGTCGAGTCCGGATTTATATG GTCCCTTCTGGATCTGCGTGACGCTGGTGTTCTCTCTGGCCATCAGTGGAAACCTGTCCACCTTCCTGAACTCTCTGGGGAGCCCCCAGTACCACTACAGACCCCAGTTCCACAGAG TGACAATAGCTGCAGTAGTGATCTTCCTGTATGCCTGGCTGGTGCCCCTGGGTGTATGGGGTTTCCTGACctggaggcagagggaggagaggcagcAGAGTGGTTACTCCTTCCTGGAGACAGTGTGTATCTACGGCTACTCCCTCTTCATCTACATCCCCACCTCA GTGTTGTGGATCTTACCATTCGAATGGCTCCGATGGCTCCTCATCCTGGTCGCCATGGTGATCTCTGGGTCTGTCCTGGTGCTCACCTTCTGGCCTGTTGTCCGCGATGACACCAAGGTGATGGCTTTTGCCACCGTGGCAACAATCGTCGTTCTCCATGCGCTGCTATCAATTGGCTGCAAG ATGTATTTCTTCCAGACAGCGACTCGCACACCAGTTCCTACACTCGCACCCAACCACACAGTAGCAATATTGACCAACAAGACCCACTGA